The following proteins are co-located in the Silene latifolia isolate original U9 population chromosome 1, ASM4854445v1, whole genome shotgun sequence genome:
- the LOC141657675 gene encoding uncharacterized protein LOC141657675, giving the protein MDRTGYKPPHGSSWAWKRICRVKDRLLSGYVNHDWIEIDGTYSIAKGYKWLGEEDPHVEWHSLVWHSDGIPKHQFLSWLYVQNRLLTKDRLSRMFQCSDLLCSLCLDADEDHAHLFFSCSYSKKILLLIQEWNGLVIPESNVLSWWQAQNQNRGKFISLVVQALVYHVWWARNNCHFNHMVWHPEVVSKRVQSDVQSWMCRVIKARKQLVWN; this is encoded by the coding sequence ATGGACCGGACTGGCTATAAACCACCTCATGGCAGTAGTTGGGCATGGAAAAGAATTTGCAGGGTTAAGGATAGGCTTCTCTCTGGGTATGTCAATCATGATTGGATTGAAATTGATGGTACATACTCAATAGCTAAAGGTTACAAGTGGCTAGGAGAGGAGGATCCTCATGTGGAGTGGCATAGTTTAGTCTGGCATTCTGATGGTATCCCTAAGCATCAGTTTCTCAGTTGGCTTTATGTTCAAAACCGTCTTCTGACTAAAGACAGACTCAGCAGAATGTTTCAATGCAGTGATTTACTTTGCTCTCTTTGTTTAGATGCAGATGAAGACCATGCTCACCTGTTCTTCTCTTGCTCTTATAGTAAGAAGATCCTGCTATTGATTCAAGAATGGAATGGGTTAGTGATTCCTGAGAGTAATGTTTTGAGTTGGTGGCAAGCTCAAAACCAGAACAGAGGGAAATTTATATCTTTAGTAGTGCAAGCTTTGGTGTACCATGTATGGTGGGCTCGTAATAACTGCCATTTCAACCATATGGTATGGCATCCGGAGGTTGTTTCGAAAAGGGTCCAGTCTGATGTTCAAAGTTGGATGTGCAGAGTGATTAAGGCTAGGAAACAGTTAGTGTGGAATTGA